The proteins below come from a single Aspergillus oryzae RIB40 DNA, chromosome 5 genomic window:
- a CDS encoding NPP1 family protein (predicted protein): MVSKNLLAILAAAVAVQGSPLDKRAVVNHDSITPFPETVPNTATGNTYKKLEPYLHIAHGCQSYPAVAANGDVSGGLQDTGSATGGCRDQSKGQTYVRGGWHNGRYGIMYAWYMPKDMPNSGVSTGAHRHDWENVVIWVNNPANDNPTLLGGAASGHGSYKKTNNPQRVGDRPKVEYFTNFPTNHELQFTDTLGRDLPLIAWESLPEAARRGLESAEFGKATVPFKDSTFQGNLEKAAL, translated from the exons ATGGTTTCCAAGAACCTTTTGGCCATTCTGGCTGCTGCCGTCGCAGTGCAGGGCAGCCCCCTGGACAAGCGCGCAGTCGTAAATCATGACTCGATCACGCCATTCCCCGAGACCGTCCCCAACACCGCCACTGGTAACACTTATAAGAAGCTCGAGCCATATCTACACATTGCACATGGCTGTCAATCCTACCCGGCCGTTGCCGCCAACGGTGATGTGAG TGGAGGCCTTCAAGACACCGGTAGCGCCACGGGCGGGTGCCGCGACCAAAGCAAAGGCCAGACCTACGTCCGCGGTGGCTGGCACAATGGCCGTTACGGTATCATGTACGCATGGTACATGCCAAAGGACATGCCCAACAGCGGAGTATCCACGGGTGCGCATCGTCACGACTGGGAGAATGTTGTTATCTGGGTAAACAATCCAGCCAACGATAACCCAACCTTGCTGGGAGGTGCAGCATCGGGTCACGGCAGCTACAAGAAGACGAACAACCCACAACGAGTCGGCGATAGGCCCAAGGTTGAGTACTTCACCAACTTTCCAACCAACCATGAGCTGCAGTTCACCGATACTCTGGGGCGTGATCTACCACTCATTGCCTGGGAGTCTCTTCCCGAGGCAGCGAGACGGGGACTTGAGAGTGCCGAGTTTGGGAAGGCCACCGTACCGTTCAAGGATTCAACTTTCCAGGGAAATcttgagaaggctgctcTTTAG
- a CDS encoding uncharacterized protein (predicted protein) yields the protein MPGGTHLTRVHVTRSDFSILASYIRVREQVGSATNRGHLAKAGALRDDGANTVFVAFHLQPHKVLCVRLAVEMGLFDSLPPSAPFTLQDLIEYAGADPEFTGRVDSLIRTMSLYVAFFNTTSFVTPYDPMSSPYAFSEGVKNIDFFIILYQDPKAARTFNEARTTFKDPLGDFHSISSLNPGEDGILLVDIAGGNCQSVQSIISTNPEIKGRFIPQYLPVG from the exons ATGCCCGGTGGAACTCACCTCACTCGGGTCCACGTTACAAGAAGTGATTTCTCAATACTGGCAAGCTACATCAGAGTCAGAGAGCAGGTTGGCTCTGCAACAAATCGAGGTCACCTCGCAAAAGCTGGCGCACTGCGCGATGATGGAGCCAATACAGTCTTTGTCGCGTTTCATCTCCAACCTCACAAGGTTCTCTGTGTTCGGTTGGCCGTCGAGATGGGTCTTTTCGATAGTTTGCCTCCCTCGGCACCCTTCACACTACAAGACTTGATCGAATATGCAGGGGCAGACCCGGAATTTACTGGTCGTGTT GACAGTCTCATTAGAACTATGTCCCTATAcgttgctttcttcaacactACTAGTTTCGTGACCCCCTACGACCCAATGAGCTCGCCATACGCATTTTCAGAGGGAGTCAAGAACATCGACTTCTTCATTATACTATATCAGGATCCCAAAGCTGCCAGAACTTTCAATGAAGCCAGGACAACTTTCAAAGACCCATTGGGAGATTTTCATAGCATCAGCAGCCTGAACCCCGGGGAGGATGGGATTTTGTTGGTCGACATTGCCGGAGGCAATTGCCAAAGTGTCCAAAGTATAATCTCCACAAACCCCGAAATTAAGGGCCGATTCATCCCCCAGTATCTTCCAGTAGGGTGA